AATACCATTGATTCCTCAGAACGACAAGAACTACGCCTATAAGAAGTCATCCTATCAATACTCAAGTTCTGGCGACAACAATGTCTCGTATCAGGGCAAATCCCCCGACCAGAACATAGATCAATTGGATGCCTTGCTGGAGGATCTGAAGCAGGAACGCCAGATTACCAACAGGGAACGCGATCTGCTGCCCAGCAATGGAACCACCTATAGGACACTGTGAGTTTGACCACGATCTCAAAATGATGCAACTTATTAACTTATGTTTTGATGTTTGGGTGTAGTGAGCGCACTGATCCTTCGGGCACCGTAACGAGGACTACGCGAGTGGTCAAAACCAGCAAACACTCGGGTACCGGTGGCCAGCAGCCATTCATTGATGATGTGGAGACCTTCAGTCCCACCGATTACAGCACCCTTCAGTCCACGGCCAAGTACTCCAGCTTGAAGAGGGATGAGTTCCAGACCAAGGACAAGCCCTATACTCTGGGTAAGAGTTTAAAATTAGGCTTATCCAGTACAGCAATTAATATTGTACCATTTGAATTATTCCAGCCCACTCGCCTGGTGGTGGACACTACGAGAGCAAGTCGAAGATCTACGAGAGCAATCGCACCATTAACAACAACGTGGAGCTGCTGCCCGCAACGAGCAGCACCCATCAGACGTTGACCAGCGGCACCACCATCGACAAGGAGCTGCAGGACATCGCCCTGAGCGATGGCATCCTGCCTGCCCCAGGCACCAAGGTGACCACCACGGTGAGGACCTACACCTACGAGATCCCGGCCACTGGGCCcggcagcaacaccagcaccaTTAACCGCACTCACACGCTGAACAACTCGAATACGCTGAGCAGCAGCTACAAGCTCCACGAGAGCCACAACTCCAGTCAGAACTTCTCGCAGCTGTCGCCCGTTCCGCACCCACAACCCACGAATGTGCCACAGACGGTGGTGTACAACACGGAGAGCTATTCCACGTTGAACAGGAACGGCGATCGTCCGGTGGTTAGCAACCAGTCCTACGAGATCAGGGAGCACAAGGAGACCACCACTCGCGGTGTAAGCCCACAGCCCCGTCAACTGCCCTTGGGATCGGGTCCAGCGGGAACTCCTCCGGGCAACCGTACGGTCATCTACAACATCCACAAGACGGATCACGTCAACACAGTCAACGAGCTGCCCCCTCAGCAGCGCTATCCGCCGCGCAGTCCGGCTCACAGTCCCAACTACGGAGGACCACACAGTCCACCACAGCAGCCGGGAGTGAATCGCTACTACTACAAGGAGACGGAGACCTCAAACACGGTCAACAGCATCCACGGACCGCCGAACGGTGGACCCTACGAGCCGGGTCTACCTCAGTCCGCTCCCCTGAAGCAGCTGCCACCCAACAACGCGTATCCACAGCAGCcaccaaatggaaatggttaTCCCCCGAATTCGACCACATACAGCTACAAATACTCCTCGACCACCAACACAAACAACCGACGTGGTCCGGACTACGGCTCCCCATCTCCATTCCCCGTGGATGGCGTCGAGTACCCCGTGAATAGCAATCCTCCCCAGCGAGTGGACGATCTGATGCAGTCATTCGGCACTGTAAGTATTCGAGGTATTCTTAACTACTTAAGTTAATTTGAAACTTcttgaataattttaaacGTAAGTTTAGTGTTTTGGTTTAAACACTTATCAGTAATAGCTTCTGCTTTAAGAGTCAGCAATTAAATAGATAATAACTTGACAAACTTATGGCATTGTAATCAAGCTGCCTAAAAAACGATAATTAGAGATTACTTTTGAGTGGACTCATAATACCTTAATTACCACCTTAACATGCTACAAATGGAACAAGATAAGACTGGTATCGTTTTAATGACACAATAAGCGTCGTTTAGTGTTTAGTGATTTTAAGAAGCTCCTTTGATTTTACCTCTTATCATCTCTGTGTTTAGACCACTGACCATGTGGATCGCGTGGACATTGAGACTCCAGTGCGCAAGCGTGAAATCGAGACGGCGGTTGCCTCGCCCAACCAGCAGCATGTGCCATCCGTGAACAAGGCGGGAAAAGAGGTGTACTATCCACCTGGTCACGACACCATCGTCATGAAGCGCGAGGAGATGCATGCTGGATCCGCCTCAGGCGTGAGTATTGGATACTTACCAAGCTAGAAAGCTGATAATAATCAACTGATAATCTTGCACCCGCAGGGTCGCTGGGCCAAGGGATCCGGAATGTACGAGTACGAGTCCGGCTCCAAGTCAAAGACGAAAACCAAGTCCGGTGCCGCTATGGTGCCCGTGTGCCTGCCCCTCTGCTGTGCCATGCCCTGCTCCATTATGTAGGAACATCGTAACTTGTACATAGGTTTCTAATATTTGCCCTTAATAGTTCTAACGCTAAATCCTGCCCCGTGTTTTTGGCATTGCTCTCTACTAGGTCGTCTAACTTCTATCGGGCTTGCTTGTCAATTGGTTGTACGcgtaatttgtttgccaaattttctatatatatgtcTATATATCTATACGTTATTGTCTATGTATATAATTTGTGAAGCGTCATCTACGGATGGGCCGGTTGTTATActttttttggatttggtaGTTTATCCGCACATAGTTTGCTCAAAATTGTTGCtcatgcatttaaattcgcCAGTGGGATGCCCAAAAAATTTACCCGATGCCAAttgttttaacttaaatttgCATACCGCATACCAAACACTAATAAATGAGCCGTGGAATCCAATTCCCCCTATTATTCGTTTCCCCTGCGCCCCGAATACCCACTAATCATAAACCATAATCGTAATAGCGACTTAAAAGGTAACTCAGTCGTTACAGAGCCATAAATACTATTTCTAATACACGTAGTAACCATAATAAAAAACGAGATCTAACAAACGAAGCGATGAACTGTCTGAATGGCTTTTTGAATGGATCGATTTGCGTGGGGGTTTGGTAtagtaaaagtttttataagTTTATTTTGGTATAAATCGTTCTGATCGAATAACAATTTGCATATCACAAAAGTAATATCTACATTTCACCTTGTAGGAATAGGTGTAGCTGTCTTTTGAGAAGTTAATAAAACACTATAgtcaaacaacaaaaaacgaaagtcaacataaaataatacaaaaatcaacagaGGTATATAATATAGATAAGTATCATTGAGCACTTTGAGTAGTGAACGGGAGGATTATTGCTACAGAGACGAGTTCTTATTGTTGTTCTTGGATTACGAATTGAAGCTAAATGATGGATTAAAAGTATACTACATCGTAATATGAGTATAGTTACTGGACTTACTACCATATACACAATATGTGCCTAATATTCTAACCATGCCGCCATGATCTGTCATTCTATTAAAAGAGACTACCGTTCGTGAAAGTAATGTTGTCCTTTGTACATACGCATATTTAAGAGTTGGAAAGGTCACGTATTGTTACGTTGTCTTTTATGCAGGCTAGCTTTTGCGCTCGGAGTTCTTTAGCTCAGCTAAATACCAAGTGAAGGTTGGAAATTGCTTGATGCTGTAGATAGCATACTTTATCGAGTTGATTCCATCCTGTTCTATTTTGCTCATGCCGTTCTGTAAGTTTTCATAGCTGtcaaacaaaaatacacaaattacatttgtatttgtctAAATGATGATAGTATAGTGTACTGACCGCTTAGGATTGGCCTTTTCCTTCTGATGCTTGAGCATCTTGTAGCGGGCTATGTTGACCGGATACCTTGATATGAATAGGTTGGCGTGCTTCAACCTGTTGGACATGTCGTCATCCTCGCCGCCCCAGCCAAAGAACGAGTTAGAGAACCCATTTACGGCCTGAAAGTGCTCACGCGTCATCGCGGATACACCTCCAAATATTGATCGATAAGGCAACCtataaatgaaaaagtaaatttaCCTTTGCTTATACTGTTATCTCTTGGCTACGCTTGCCTGAAGTTCAGCGTGTCTATAGCCACTGACATGTGCCGCGGCTGACGTGGACAGTTGTAAAGATTGCGGTCGTCCAACGGCAGAAGATCGACATCGTGGAATATAAAACAATCCCACTGGTACAGCTTTAAGGCCTCCAAATAACCAATGTTCATCATGGCAGCCCGATTGAAGGGCTTTCCGTTGGTCTGCTCTACAATGAAAATGCGATAGGCAATGCGCTGCTTCATCAGAAATGGGTGGATGTTGCGCAGGAAAACTGATAGATGGGCGTATCGATCGCGGAAGGGCACCACAATGGCCACGTGGTGCTGGGCATTGCAGTTTTCTGGCTCGAAGGCGCCACCAGGGCGCAGGAGAGGTCCGAGCTCTGCTTCAATAACGTCCAGTGACTCCAGTGTCGTGTTAGGCGTGATGGGTCCACCTAAAGACGATAGACGTATCTTAAATTGTACTAAAGAAAAGGGCCAAGCAGAGCTTACCATTACGGGGATCGGGATCAGTGCAGTTTGCAAGGAGGGCGGATGTGGATTTCTGTCCCGGGGGCAATAATTTGTTTGTGCCCAGCAGGAAGCGCGTTAAGTCTTGTGGAATGGAAGTAAAGTTTGCCGTGGCAATCACAGTTCTTATGGTAGAGTTGGGTCCGCCATGGAGCTCCTGGTCCCGCTCTCTGTCTTTGGATAAGGCGAGCGGGGCAGCGGGCAGCCTGGATGCTTCTCCGCCTCCGGCTCCATCGCTGCTAGCGTTCCCGTAGATATGAGCATACTTATGCACGCGCCGAATGCTAGCATCCGttaaaaaaaggttttgataagATAACCCCAATACAAGTAATATGATTGGATTAGTTACCTGAGCTTGCTGAGGGAAGTGCCGCTGCCTCCGTCGGTGCGGAAGCCCACAAAGTTAAGCACCAGCAACAAGCATATCGCGCCGGCTAGGAAGCGTATGATATTCGCCTTTGTGAAGAGGGACATGGTCCGAGGATTGCATCATACCTTGCTCGACGCTCTGGCGCTGCGAACTGGCATTTTCAAGCGCAAAAAGTTCGCCCACCGAACAAAAAACGTTAAAACTTGCAACTCCACGGTCCAATCAGAAAAATCAGCTGAGAGTCCCCCTCAACCAGGGTTGCCAGAGTTGCCAATAGCTGCAGCCATAAATCGCCGACTGTCGATAGTTGATGGCgccaaattcaaaaaaaacatCAGTAGAATTTTTAGTCTGTTATtgctaaatataataaatgcattttaaaatgtaaagaaaAGCTGGATGTTTCAACTACAAAGCAATATGTACAATAATTTAAGCTAGGTCCGAACTTTCTCTTGGTTTTGTGATTTATTGCGCTGTTCGGATCTCGTAAGCATCCCAAAAATAGCGAGTTACAGAGTGGTATTGTAAACTGGGGAAACATGCGAACTGCTATTTGCCCCCAAGTCCTGGGAATGGGTCTTTTCTATcaagaataaaaacaaattacaaacaC
This sequence is a window from Drosophila teissieri strain GT53w chromosome 2R, Prin_Dtei_1.1, whole genome shotgun sequence. Protein-coding genes within it:
- the LOC122615205 gene encoding uncharacterized protein LOC122615205, with the translated sequence MQYSSSSENYSSSLRDKPSKWGRNDKNYAYKKSSYQYSSSGDNNVSYQGKSPDQNIDQLDALLEDLKQERQITNRERDLLPSNGTTYRTLERTDPSGTVTRTTRVVKTSKHSGTGGQQPFIDDVETFSPTDYSTLQSTAKYSSLKRDEFQTKDKPYTLAHSPGGGHYESKSKIYESNRTINNNVELLPATSSTHQTLTSGTTIDKELQDIALSDGILPAPGTKVTTTVRTYTYEIPATGPGSNTSTINRTHTLNNSNTLSSSYKLHESHNSSQNFSQLSPVPHPQPTNVPQTVVYNTESYSTLNRNGDRPVVSNQSYEIREHKETTTRGVSPQPRQLPLGSGPAGTPPGNRTVIYNIHKTDHVNTVNELPPQQRYPPRSPAHSPNYGGPHSPPQQPGVNRYYYKETETSNTVNSIHGPPNGGPYEPGLPQSAPLKQLPPNNAYPQQPPNGNGYPPNSTTYSYKYSSTTNTNNRRGPDYGSPSPFPVDGVEYPVNSNPPQRVDDLMQSFGTTTDHVDRVDIETPVRKREIETAVASPNQQHVPSVNKAGKEVYYPPGHDTIVMKREEMHAGSASGGRWAKGSGMYEYESGSKSKTKTKSGAAMVPVCLPLCCAMPCSIM
- the LOC122615207 gene encoding beta-1,4-N-acetylgalactosaminyltransferase bre-4; protein product: MSLFTKANIIRFLAGAICLLLVLNFVGFRTDGGSGTSLSKLSIRRVHKYAHIYGNASSDGAGGGEASRLPAAPLALSKDRERDQELHGGPNSTIRTVIATANFTSIPQDLTRFLLGTNKLLPPGQKSTSALLANCTDPDPRNGGPITPNTTLESLDVIEAELGPLLRPGGAFEPENCNAQHHVAIVVPFRDRYAHLSVFLRNIHPFLMKQRIAYRIFIVEQTNGKPFNRAAMMNIGYLEALKLYQWDCFIFHDVDLLPLDDRNLYNCPRQPRHMSVAIDTLNFRLPYRSIFGGVSAMTREHFQAVNGFSNSFFGWGGEDDDMSNRLKHANLFISRYPVNIARYKMLKHQKEKANPKRYENLQNGMSKIEQDGINSIKYAIYSIKQFPTFTWYLAELKNSERKS